The nucleotide window GGACGAGAGTAGGTAACACGATGCACCGCCGCAGCTTCCTCGCCGGTGTCGTCGCCGCCGCGCTCGCCGGCTGTGCCGGCCGCGGCGGCGACGAGACGGCGACACGCACGGACACCGCGACAGCCGCCGCGACGGAGACCGCGACGGAGACCGACACCGCGACACCGCGCGCGGTCTCGGGTGACGTGAGACAGGTCGCGGGCGTCGACCTCCCCGTTCCGGACGAACAGCTGGCGCGGGGCGCGGGGGTGGACTCCATCCCGGCGATCACGGACCCCGAGTTCGGGACAGACTGGTCGGGCGTGTCGGTGACGGTCCGCAGTCGGATGACCGGCGAGGAGGAGACGCGCGAGCCACGACTCCGGGGGGACGACCAGGTCGTCGGTGTCGTCCGCGACGGCGAGGCGCGGGCGTACCCGTTGCGCGTGCTCAACTGGCACGAGGTGGTCAACGACACCTTCGGCGGGCCGTTGCTCGTCACGTTCTGCCCGCTGTGCGGCAGCGGCGTCACCGCGGTCCGCGAGGTAGACGGCCAGGAGACGACGTTCGGCGTCTCCGGTCTCCTGTGGAACTCCGATCTCGTCATGTACGACGAGGTGACGGACAGCCGGTGGAGCCAGATCGCCGCGACGGCGATCCAGGGGCCACGCACCGGCCACACCCTGGAGCTGGTCCCCTCGACGATCACCACGCTGTCGGACTGGCGGGGCAGCTACCCCGACACCCAGGTGTTGCGGCCGCCGCCGGAGTCGAGCACCGTCGTCGGCTCGGCCGCCGTCCGGGACTACACCCGGAACCCGTACGCCTCCTACGACGACGTCGACCAGATCGGGCTCGGCGAAAACGAGTTCGACGACGACCGACTCCGCCCCAAGACACGGGTGCTGGGGATCGCCTCCGACGGCACGGCACGAGCGTACTCGTTGGAGGCGGTCCGGGCGGCCGGCGGCGTCGTGGAAGACACCGTCGCCGGGACGCCAGTCGTCGTGGCGACCGGCGCCGACGGGACGACGCTACACGGCTGGCGCCGGACGGTCGACGGCCGCACGCTGTCCTTCTCGGCGACCGGCGACGGCCGGCTCGCGGCCGGCGACTCCGTCTGGCGTGCCGCGACCGGCACGGCCGTCTCCGGCCCCTTCGAGGGGACGCGACTGGCGCCGGCGACAGACACCGGACAGCTGTTCTGGTTCGCGTGGGCGGAGTTCCACCCGGAGACGACCGTCTACGGACGCGACGGGTAGCGCGGAGAGGGTGTACCGTCACCCACCGCGACCACGGAGTTGAAGTCGTGTCCGACCGTCGACACAGTCGTGCGCGCCGCTATCTACGATGGACCGGGAGAGATCAGTGTCGAGGAGGTACCGCGGCCGGAGATCGAGTCGCCGGGCGACGCGATCGTCAGGGTGACACACACGGCGGTCTGCGGGTCGGACCTCTGGTTCTACCGCGGGGACAGCGACCGCGAGGCCGGCTCTCGTGTCGGCCACGAGCCGATGGGGATCGTGGAGGAGGTCGGCGACGACGTGGTGAGTGTCGAGCCGGGCGACCGCGTGTTCGCGCCGTTCGTCGTCTCCTGTGGGGAGTGTGAGTTCTGTCGGAAGGGGCTCCACACCTCCTGTGTGAACGGCGGCGGCTGGGGCGGCGACAACGGGGGCGCCCAGGGTGAGTTCGTCCGGTCGCCACACGCCGACGGGACGCTCGTCAAGGTGCCCGACCGCGTCGCCGAC belongs to Halobaculum sp. MBLA0143 and includes:
- a CDS encoding DUF3179 domain-containing protein is translated as MHRRSFLAGVVAAALAGCAGRGGDETATRTDTATAAATETATETDTATPRAVSGDVRQVAGVDLPVPDEQLARGAGVDSIPAITDPEFGTDWSGVSVTVRSRMTGEEETREPRLRGDDQVVGVVRDGEARAYPLRVLNWHEVVNDTFGGPLLVTFCPLCGSGVTAVREVDGQETTFGVSGLLWNSDLVMYDEVTDSRWSQIAATAIQGPRTGHTLELVPSTITTLSDWRGSYPDTQVLRPPPESSTVVGSAAVRDYTRNPYASYDDVDQIGLGENEFDDDRLRPKTRVLGIASDGTARAYSLEAVRAAGGVVEDTVAGTPVVVATGADGTTLHGWRRTVDGRTLSFSATGDGRLAAGDSVWRAATGTAVSGPFEGTRLAPATDTGQLFWFAWAEFHPETTVYGRDG